From Acidianus brierleyi:
GCAACTACAGTATTAGAGAAATTAGTGTCATCACCAAATAAAGAGAAATCTAATTTACTTGTTATGTTTCTAAGATATTTAGCACACGCTTCATGTCTATTCCATCTCTTCTCTATGCCTTCCATTTCTAGCAATTCGGCTGCTCTGAGAGTAGCAAAAAATATGCCTACTGCTGGCGTAAAAGGAGTTTCATGCTTTTCTTGAAACTTCAAGCTAAGACCAAGATCAAGATAATTAGGTATCTCATTAGAACGCAGTTCAGAAATTCCCTCTGAAGATAATGCAACAAAACCCATACCTGGTAATGAGGCTAATGCTTTTTGGCTACCAGTTGCTACAGCATCAATTTTCCACTTATTTACGTAAAGCTCATATGCGCCAAATCCTGAGACAGAATCTACAAGAAGTTTTTTACCAGAATCTTTTATTATCTTTGAAACTGTTTTAAGGTCTCTAAAAGCTATACCAGTGCTGGTCTCATTATGCACAAGAGCTACAGCATCGGCGTCTTTATTATTCTCTACAGCACTCTTTACTTCTTCTATAGAAAAACCTTCCCCAAAATTTTTTCTATATACTATTGGAATAGCACCTCTACGTTTTATAGAATCTAAAAGTCTATTACTGAATTCTCCATATGTAAATACAATGGTCTTCTCATCTTTATGTAAAAGAGAATAAACCATTGATTCTACTGCTAATGTACCAGAACCAGTTAATAATGCCACTCTATCAGAATTGAATTCCTTAGCTAAAGTATTCTCTAGCTTAAATACAACTTCTCTAAAAGTGTCAGACCTATGATTAATTACTTTAGTAGCCTCATATTCAACACTTTTAGGTACATTTACTGGACCTGGAATTAGTAGCATTATTTTACACCTATTTCAGCTAATGCATCTAGTAGATTTTGAGTTGTCATCACTGCTACTCTATATTGCGCCTCTTTGGTCTGAGCTCCTATATGTGTTGTAACAGTTACTCTTTCATGCTTTAGTAATTCCATTTCCCACTCTTCCTTAGGAGGTTCATGCCAGAAGACATCTGCAGCGTAAGCTAATACCTTATTTTTATTTATATATTCCAGAAGAGCCTTTCCGTCTATAGCTACTGCACGGCTTGTGTTTACTATCATTACGCCATCTTTCATCTTTTCGAATTCATCCTTGCCTATTATCGGCTTGGCATCTTTTCCTACAGTAACATGGACACTTATTATATCGGACTTCCTAACTAGCTCGTCTAAACTAACACTAGTAGCTCCTATCTCTTCAGCACGTTTACGTATATCTATAACATCATACGCTAAAACATTCATACCCATAGACTTAGCTATTATACCTACTTTAGTTCCTATTCTTCCAAAACCTATTATACCTAAAGTTTTACCCGCTAATTCTATTCCTGAAATTTTCTTAAAAATTCCAGATTTAGCTAGATTCATTGATGTATAGAAATTTCTAGCTCCAGCAACCATTAAACCAATTGTAAGTTCTACCGCAGAATCTGTAGATGCTCCAGGAGCATAGACTACTTTTATTCCTCTATTTTCAGCCTCGTCAGTGTCAATATTATCTAGACCTATACCGGCTCTAGCTATTATCTTTAGTCTTTTGCCTTTTTCTATAATTTCTTTATCAACTTTAGTTCTACTTCTAACTACTATTACATCATAATTTTCTATAATTTTCAAAAGCTCTTCTCTTTCAATACTAGGACTATATGTAACTTTAAATCCCTTTTCTTTCAATGACTTTAACATGTACTCATTCATGGGATCAGTTATTAGTATTTGAAGGTTTTCTTTATTTATAGAATTAACTTTCTCGCTCTGCATAGAATACCCCATTCTGAATCACCATAAATTTAGAAGTCTAATCTAACATGATGAATATGATGACCATGAGAAAATACTTATTAAGAAAAAGCTAAACGTAACAAATTTATCTATTTTCGCGGAATTATGCCCAAATCTAGCAATATCCATTTTACCTCACATATACACTACATTTCTGGTTTATATACTTTTATTTATTTTACTATCATTTTGGTCTCTTTAAACCATATAAACAGATCCAATAGTCCGGGATACAAATTAAAATAAGTTGAGATACTTCTTAAAATTGATTCTAAGTATATATATTCTGACCTTGATAATTGTTTATTCCTTATTTCTACATAATCACTCAGAAAATTTAATATATGTCTATCTATTATTGCAAGATTGAAATAGCCTACGTTCCTTAAAAAATGACTAGCTTCTTTCATTCCTATTCCATAAAGCTTTAGTAAATATTCTCTAGCTTTTAACTGATCAGTCTCTGCTATATTCTTTATAGTATTTTTTAATTTACCATATATTAATTCTCTATCCTTTACTATATAATAAGATTTAATATTATAAAACCTATAACCAGATTTTTTTAATGATAGAGAGATATTTTCTTTATTTTCGTAAAAAATCTTGTCTCCTAGATTTTGTAAAGCATTATACGCAGATATAAACGATGAATTAGCCGTTAATATACAAAGTACTAGCTCCCTAAACCACACATTCTCATTAGATAAATTGTTTAGCTTAAACTCTTCTGCTCTTTCTAGAACTCTTGCCCTTAACTTTACGTCTTTTAGAAGATTTCTTAGCACGCTTTTTCTTTAC
This genomic window contains:
- a CDS encoding pyridoxal-phosphate-dependent aminotransferase family protein, whose product is MLLIPGPVNVPKSVEYEATKVINHRSDTFREVVFKLENTLAKEFNSDRVALLTGSGTLAVESMVYSLLHKDEKTIVFTYGEFSNRLLDSIKRRGAIPIVYRKNFGEGFSIEEVKSAVENNKDADAVALVHNETSTGIAFRDLKTVSKIIKDSGKKLLVDSVSGFGAYELYVNKWKIDAVATGSQKALASLPGMGFVALSSEGISELRSNEIPNYLDLGLSLKFQEKHETPFTPAVGIFFATLRAAELLEMEGIEKRWNRHEACAKYLRNITSKLDFSLFGDDTNFSNTVVAGKTPLPPKIFINELRKRGIEISGGMGELKDKIVRIGILGVVDDRAISRLTIAMSDILRQEVELNIPKECSLPDFLRAEVEW
- a CDS encoding D-2-hydroxyacid dehydrogenase — its product is MQSEKVNSINKENLQILITDPMNEYMLKSLKEKGFKVTYSPSIEREELLKIIENYDVIVVRSRTKVDKEIIEKGKRLKIIARAGIGLDNIDTDEAENRGIKVVYAPGASTDSAVELTIGLMVAGARNFYTSMNLAKSGIFKKISGIELAGKTLGIIGFGRIGTKVGIIAKSMGMNVLAYDVIDIRKRAEEIGATSVSLDELVRKSDIISVHVTVGKDAKPIIGKDEFEKMKDGVMIVNTSRAVAIDGKALLEYINKNKVLAYAADVFWHEPPKEEWEMELLKHERVTVTTHIGAQTKEAQYRVAVMTTQNLLDALAEIGVK
- a CDS encoding N-glycosylase/DNA lyase, with the translated sequence MLRNLLKDVKLRARVLERAEEFKLNNLSNENVWFRELVLCILTANSSFISAYNALQNLGDKIFYENKENISLSLKKSGYRFYNIKSYYIVKDRELIYGKLKNTIKNIAETDQLKAREYLLKLYGIGMKEASHFLRNVGYFNLAIIDRHILNFLSDYVEIRNKQLSRSEYIYLESILRSISTYFNLYPGLLDLFIWFKETKMIVK